The Polaribacter sp. Q13 sequence GTTTTGTAGGCAAATAGTATGCAAATGAAAAAACCAGTAATTTCCAAATCGTTGGAAAGTACTGGTTTTATTGGTGACCATGGCTGGATTCAAACCAGCAACCTCTTGAGCCGTAATCAAGTGCGCTATTCAGTTGCGCCACATGGCCGTTAAGCGGGTGCAAATATAGTGTGCTTTTTTGAATACGGAAAGATAATTGTTGTTTTTTATGAATTTATTTTCATTTTATAAGCATCTATAATTGGTTGGGCCTTTTCTAGATCTGTTTTTAAGACAAATAATTCAACAGAATTTGTGGGAACACCAAAACCAGCTAATCTTCCAGATTCTACTCGATCGGATGTTCTAGATTTAATATCTGCATTAATTAATAAGGTATGCAATCTGTGTACTATGATAGAATTATCTGTAAATACTTTGGTATAATCTTCAGACATAATATTGTTTTTTAGGTTAATGAATTTTTAGTTGTAAAAGCTCTCCATCCAATAATAGCTAGTTGAATTTTAGATGCTTTAGAGATATCCAATCCTTTTTTAGTAAAGGAAGGTAAGATCAATTTATTAATCTTTGCAAGTATTTTAAAAACTTGTTTTTTCATTGGTCGTAAATTAGCTATCAAATTTACTAAAATAAACAACTCAATGTTTAAAGATTGAGTTGTTTAAAGGTAAGTTACTTTTTTTTCTCTGCATATATAGTTTTGTTATTTTTTTGTTATAATAAAAGTTGAAATATAATATCACAGAGCGTTGTTATACATTTAATTAAAATTAGAATCATAATAGTTTGGGTTTTAAAAGTTACTAATTTGTGTCAATTTCGAAATTGTTTTATCAATATATAATGTTTGCAGCCTCGTTACCAAATAGAGTAGTAGTTATTAATTAAATTGATTTGTTATTAGTAATCATTTAATGTAAATTAGTTTTAATATGTAACCATATTTGCTTTAATCATATTTGTAATTGTAAGTTGTAAGGTTGTTTTAGGTAATTAAGTGTTAGGTTGTAAAGGCGTGTTTATTTGAATTTTTAAAACGTAAAGGAAAGTGCCTTTTAAAAATTTAGAAATTTTGGCTTTTCATTTTTTATTTTCTTCTAAGAGTGATAAAAATGTATCTTCGCTAAAAATTATAATTCATGAATTTTTTATTAATAATTGGAGGTTTGGTATTGTTGATTTTGGGAGGGCATTGGTTGTTAAAATCTGCTGTTGCTTTATCTTTAAAATTAGATATTCCAAAAATAGTTATTGGTATGACAGTGGTTTCCTTTGCTACTTCTGCACCAGAACTAATTGTAAGTATTAATGCTGCTTTAAGTGGTTCTTCAGATTTAGCTTTGGGTAATGTTATTGGTTCCAATATTGCTAATTTAGGTTTGGTTTTAGGAATTACCTTGTTATTAGGAACCATGGAAGTGCAAAAGAGTTTTTATAAAACAGATTGGCCTGTTATGATGATTGCATCGCTTCTTTTGTATTTTTTCTTAAGTGGTGATCATGTAATTACTCGAAATGAAGGAATTATTTTGTTTTCATTTTTAATTATCTTTTTAGTATACCTTTTACGTTTTCAAAAAACAGCCGTAATAGATGAATTACCAGAAGATGATGAACCTTTGCCTTTGTATAAGATAGTTTTGTTTTTAGTTATAGGAGGTATAGGGCTTTGGGGTGGATCTGAATTATTAATAAAAGGAGCTACTTCTCTCGCTTTAGAGTTTGGTGTAAGTGAACGTGTAATAGGTGTTACGGTAGTTTCTATAGGAACAAGTGTACCTGAGCTAGCGGCGTCTATTATAGCTGTTTTAAAGAAAGAAAAAGCAATTTCTTTAGGAAACCTTATTGGATCTAATGTGTTTAATATTTTAGCTGTTTTAGGAATTACTTCTATAATTACTCCTGTTGCAGTAAAAGACCAAGGATTGCTAACCAGTGATATTTTTTGGATGTTAGGAATCTCTTTTATTGTGCTTCCTTTGGTTTTTATACCAAAAGGATATCGTTTAAATTGGAAAGATGGTATTCTTTTATTAGCAGCTTATTTGGCTTTTATTTATCATACTATTTAAGCGAAATAGAACCGACTCTTTAAAGAGCCGATTTTTAAAAAAAAAGAAAAATAAAAAAATATTTTTTTTATGTAGATAAGTTAAATCAAATGAATTTAATCAATCATTTTGTAGAATACTGTCTTATTAAAAATAACAACGGTTATGAAATAACCAACGTGTATTTCTATTTAAATTTAAATCGAAACGAATTATAATTTCATGAGAGCTTAAGTTGTTTCCATAACTTGCTAACCTATTATCATAAGAATACCCCACCCTATATTTTTTATTTATAATTATAGCAAATAATGCACTGATGGATTCTTTATAACGATAAGATAATCCTGTTTCAATCTTATCTTTGTAAATTAAATTAGCATTTAAATCAACTGACATCGGCAAGCTAGGTGTGTATTTTACAATTGTTGAAGGCTTAAGTTTAAAGTTTTCAGACAAATCATATATAAAACCTGTTGATAAAAAAAAATTATTATGTTTTATTCCAAAATTGTTTTCTAGGTTTTTAAGGGTTTTAAATTGATTGGAATCTAAAATATTTGGAATGGATAATCCTACAAAAAACTCTTCAGTATAATACAATCCTCCAAAACCTATATTTGCATATGTACCGTTATTAGATGCATATATTTCATTGTCTGGAGTTATTCCTCCTGCATAGTTGTTATTAAAAAAAGTAATACCACCTTTTAAACCAAAAGATAATCTTTCGTAACGAGATATGGCAAGCGTATATGAAGCATCTAAATTTATATTATTGCTGTTTGCTAAACCCAATTTGTCGTTTATTACGGTTACTCCAAAACCTAAACCAGCAGCTGTCCTTGCATTTATAGAAAAGGTTCTAGTTTCTGGAGCTCCTTCTACACCAACCCATTGCTTACGCGATAAAAAAGAGATGCTTAAATCTGCTTTAGAACCCACAAAAGCCGGGTTTATTACCTGCATGTTATACAAATATTGTGTATAATGTGGTGTTAGTTGTGCGTAATTAATGGTCGTAAAAAAAAGAAAGATGAAGGCATTTATATAAAGCTGCCTATATTCAATTTTTAGATTGTTTAGGGGGTTGTTTTTTATCATCTTATTAATTGAATAAAGCTTTTTTTAGGTTTGGTAATTCCGTCGTTGTAGTTTAAAGAATAATAATAAATACCCTCTGTAACAGGTTTTCCATGATTGCAACCATCCCACCAAAGAGGATTTGACTTTCCGTTGTTATTATAATTAAATACTTGACCTCCCCAACGATCCATAATGATTATTTTAAAGTTAGGATACTCTTCAATACCCGCAATTTCAAAAGTGTCACTTTTTCCATCGCCATTTGGCGAAAATAGGTTTGGATAATCATTATCTTTTATAGTTCCAGTTCCAAATATGGTTGATGAAATATTAGAGACATCTGTAGATGTTATGCTTACTTGTAGTCGCATGGTTTCTGTATCTTCATTTAAAGAGTCATCTATGGTTTGTATCTTTTGGGTTATAGATGTAGAAAATGCAGGGATTGTAGCGTTGGTAAATAACATTTTAAAATCTTCTAAATCACTTGCTGTTTCATTAACCGATTGCAAATTAAAATTGATTGGTAAAGAGTTTTGCATTGGTTCATCAGAATCTGGATTTATAAGAGAAATTGTAAATACCAAAGTAGCTCCCTCAATAACTGTTACATCATCTATTATAATTTGGGGTTCTTGATTAATATCTAAAATGGTTCCGGTTTTTGTTAAATCTTGGGTTCCTATAGGTGAAGAAGCTACAACTCCTAAAACATTTATAAACTCATCTGGTTCGTTTATGTTGTCTACATATGTAGAAATGTTAAACGTAGTTTCTGTATTCGCATTCTCAGGATCTGTCGTTTCGTTAATAGATACAGATTTATAAGAACTTGGGTAATCTTCTGGACTAATTGCGGTTCCGTCGGTTGTATGGATATCTATGTAAATAGGTCTAGAAGATGGATGACTTAGTTTAATTGTGTGTTCTAAATCTTCACCTTCCTTATTTTCGGAATCATTCATACTTATAGATGGAGCATCATCATCATCTAAAATAGTACCAACACCACTTATTTCTGTGTTAATGGTATTGTTAGAGATTATTTTTCCGTTTAAAGTAAATAATTCCTCTAATTCATCAATATTGTCATCTAAAGAGGTTATGGTAAATGTTTTTGTATCTGTAAAAGCAGGTATCTTTAACATTTTTGATGTTACTTGCTCATAATCATAAGGGGCGATTGCTATATTGTATTTGTTTGCGGTTTCAGTACCGTCTTCTGTTGTAAAACTAATTGTAATTGGTGATGCACTTTGAATCAATTTAGAGTGATCAGTCTTTTTAACTAGCAAGATTGTGAATTCTAAAACTTTTCCTTCTATAGCAGAAACGTTATCAATAAGTACGTCGATTGCTATAATTTCTCTCCAATCTCTTTCGGTTGTATCGGGGTCATCGTTGTTTGGAAAATCGGTAGGATCTTGATTATTTGTTGGGTTTACTAGGATTTTGTTATTGTCATAAGCGTCGTCTAAGCCATCATTATCACTATCTAAATTTAGTGGGTTAGTTTCTGCTACTCCATCATTATCATCATCCCAAGCTTCAATAGCATCATCACGAATGTCGTTATCAGAATTTAAATCAATATAATCAGGATCACCATCACGATCTGTGTCTGTTGGAGTAATTCCATTTGGGTATGCTGTGTCTATACCAAAAGTATTAACAATGCCGTTAGGGGCTTTATAAGTAGCGGTAGTTTGTCCTTCAATATTATCTACAATACCATCTGCATCTGCATCAATATCTATAAAGTTAGGAGAACCATTTGCATCTGTATTTAGAATAGTGTATTTAATAGATGTACTTGCAGTGTCGGTGTTTTCTAAAGTGTTATCTAGTCCGTTATTACCTACAAAATTATTGGTTGTACCAGATTGGTCTTTGTCTGCTGCCCTATTTCCTGCTTCTACAATATCTAAAATTCCATCATTATCACTATCTAAATCAAAGTGATTAGGAACACCATCATTATCAAAATCAAAAATATCGACAATACCATCATTATTGGCATCAACTCCGTAATCTGTATCTCTGTAATTAGGTGTTAAATCTTTGTCATGATCATCTAAAGGATTTAATCCGTTATATTCATCAATATCTAGTATGGTATCATTATCATCATCAATATCAACGAAGTTTGTAATTCCGTCATTATCTGTATCCGTTGAGGCATTTACAAGTACAAAAGCAGAAGAACTTATAATTACATTTAATGGGTCTGTTGCTGTAAAACTAGAAGTGTTGGGGTTAATACAGTCTTCATAAAATACAACTGTAAATTGAACTGTAATTGTTTCTCCTTGCATTAATATACCGGAAGTACCATCAAAAAAATTAATATCTGAAACTCCGTTATATGCCGGGTTTAATGTTGGGTTAGTGGTTGCTGTAGAGTTTTCTATAAAAGGAAGGCTAACAGAAACAATATTACCAACACAAATTTTATTTAAGTCGTCTTGTAGGTTTAAGTTTTCTAATTGTACAATTTCACTAGTATTTTTAACGGTAAGTTGAAACGTAATTTCTTGGTGTTCTAAAATTCCATTAGGAACTTTATTTACTTCTGAAATTGTTTTAGTATTTCCAGAAAAAGAATTAAAAAGAAAAACCATACTAGAAGCAGAACAACTGCATTGTAATGATGATGAAACAGGCGCTGTAGGTGAATTAGAAGGGTAATATCTATCTAAATGATTTCCTAAATTATCTGACCAATTAACAAAAGAGTAACTTTTATTACTAGAAGTTGTTGTTTCATCAAACCCATCTATACCGCCTTGAGTTTGAGAACGATTTAATTGATAAAAATTATTTACTCTAGAAGAAGAAAAAGGTTCTGTTAAATAAAAGATTTCTAAAATAACAGTTTCTCCTGGAGCAAGAGTGTTATTTGGCATTAATAATTTAGTGTTTGTGTCTCCGTTATAGGAATTATTAACGGTAACATTAGGCCCAGAAATTTGAGTAACTTTAAGTTCTTTAAAAACAATAGACTTGTTTAAAAAATCACCTAAGCCCATATTGTAATTAATATTGTTTGCGGTAGCAGTTCCTTCATTTGTTAAGATTACTCTATTGGTGTAATCAAAAGTTCCGTCTGGGTTTACTTTAGGTTTAGGCTCTGGTACATATAAACCTCCAGCTAGAATAGCTTCTGTAGTATGAAAATCTGTTAATAAAACATTCGCAGTATCGTTTCCTATGGTAGAGGTAACATCTACAACATGATTAAAATCGATTCCAGAACCAGATGGAGTAGGGTTTGGTCTGCCATTACAAAAAGGGTTTACTGTTACACAAAACTGAATATTTATAGATTGTCTTGGGTATAAAGTAAAATTATCTATGGCATTTTTATTAAAAATTTCATTTGATGAAGCAGTAAAAAAGTCATTATTTATAGCGTCATTATCAAAATCTAAAGGATATGGGTTGTTTACAAAATCTTGAACGGAAGTGGTGCTTACAGTAACTCCTTCTATTTTTTCAACACATGTATTTCCATAAATAGCATTTAAATCATTTGTTAAATTGATGTTGGTTATAAGGTTTTCTGCATGGTAATCTCTAGCTGTACTTGTGTTTTTAAGCGTTATGTTATATTTAATTTTATAGACTCCGTCTACTGTGTAGCCTTGGTTGCAACTAGATAAAGATTTTATTTTTAATAAGTTAGTGATATGTTCTACTGTTAAATATAAATTAGCAGCATCTGTAAAAGTTCCATCAGAAATGATGTATTTAATTACAGGAACATTACCCGTGTAGTTTTTAGCAGGGATAAAAGAATAGCTACCATCTGGTTTAAAAGAGATACTTCCTTCTGTAAAAGTAGCTGTTTGATCTGTGTTATACGTTTTGCCGTTTACAATAAAATTAATAATAGACAAGGCGTTATTGTCTTGGTCACTATCATTTATTAATACCCCAGGGTTATGAACACTTAAAGTAGTGTTTATGTTTGCAGTATCATAATCATCTTTTGCATCTGGCGGATATAAGTTGATGATTTTTATAGTTAGGTTAGCTGTACTTGTAAAAGTTCCGTCTGAAACTGTATAATTAATTGTAGGAATACTATTGTTATAATCTGTTGCAGGAGTAAAAGAAAAACTACCATTTGCATTTAAGGTAATAGACCCTTCATTAAATTTAGCTTTTTCACCAACCTTATAACTAACGGAATCTATTTTAAATTCTGTAATTGTTAGAAAGTTTTTATCTTTATCTGTGTCGTTATTTAAGATCCCTGGAGCATCAATATTTAATGCTGCATTTGTTTCTGTTGTATAATTGTCGTTTTGTACGGTTGGCGGATATAAGTTAATGATTTTTATAGTTAGGTTAGCTGTACTTGTAAAAGTTCCGTCTGAAACCGTATAATTAATTGTAGGAATACTCTTGTTATAATCTTTTGTAGGAATAAAAGAAAAACTACCATTAGCATTTATGGTAATAGATCCTTCATTAAATTTAGCTTTTTCACCAACTTTATAACTAACGGAATCTATTTTAAATTCTGTAATTGTTAGAAAGTTTTCATCTTTATCAGTATCGTTATTTAAGATGCCCGGAGCATCAATATTTAATGCTGCATTTGTTTCTGTTGTATAATTGTCGTTTTGTGCCTTTGGCGGATATAAGTTAATGATTTTTATAGTTAGGTTAGCAGATGCTGTAAAAGTTCCATCAGAAATTGTATAGTTAACTACAATAGTAAAGTCGTTATAATTGATGGTAGGTATAAAAACAAAACTACCATTAGCATTTATGGTAATTGTTCCTTCAGGTAAACTAATACTGTTTCCTACATTATATGTACTACCGCTCACAGAAAATCGAATGACTTCTAGTTCATCATCATCTTTGTCTGTATCATTACTTAATAAACCAGGAGTGTTAATTCTTAGTTCTAAATTTGTTTTAGTAGCATAACTATCATCTAATGCTATAGGAGCTGTTTGTGCTGCTGTAAATTGATAGAAAAGTAGAAAGAATATAACTATTTTATAGGTATTGTATTTAGGGGATATCATTCTTAGGGGGCGTTAAATGATTTTAATAAAAAAGTTTATATGTTGTCAGGTCATTTTTTTTATGGGCAATCAATTTATATCAAAATCTACATCGTTAACAGATGCATTTAAGGGTTCAATCTTTAAAGTAGTATTGGTTTTAGTATAATGTTTGTTCTTTTCTGATTCAGGATTTGCTGCAGCAAACTTATTGAATAATAAAAGGAATAATAAAAATATTAGTAGATAGGATACTAGATTTATTATAAAAGTCTTGTTTTTTTTAGTGTTTACCATTTGTAGGGGGGATTAAATGATTTTAATATTTATATGAACTATTTAAAGGCAGAGGTTTGTTTTAAACACTGCCATATTTTTTGTTTTTTGTGGTCTATAATAAACGGGGGTAACTCGAATAAAAACGAGTAACCGACTGAAAAAATTTATTTAGGCCTATGTGATTAATAAGCAGGTCTATATTGTTAGTAGTAAATGTAGTGTATGTTTTAATATCGTAATTATCCGTTATAGCTACAGGAGTTGCAGTAGCTAACTGATAGGATATTCCGAAAAATACAATAATATTGTATTTGTTTTTTTGTATCATTTGTTGGGGGGTTAAATGATTATGTAATTCTAACTATTGATAAAAATACAGATAAATATTTTAAATACTGCGTTTTTATATGTTTTAATTCAGCAAAAATATAAAATATTTATGATTAACAAGGCTTTTTTGAGTTAAAATAAATTACAAATATTTGTAAATCAATCTATTGTCCCCATAGTATGCGGATTGCTATAAAAACAGCAATAATGATTCCTCCATACATAAGTACTTTTATTCCGGTATCTTTATAATAACGTTTGTGATTTTTAATATCTTTTCTGTAACTATAAATCATTAAGGCAGTAAAAGCAATGATAAAAAAAATCATAAAAACGATTCTTCCTGAAGTAAAATAAGCACCTAAAAACATAATTTGTATTCTTTATAAGTTGTGAGTTAATAGTAAACAAGAAGCTTTTATTTTATCAGAAAGATTCTATATATTGTCTAACTAAAATTAACAAAATTCTATTTTGTAAAATTACAAATTAAAAGAAGAATGTCATTGTTTTTAGAGTAACTTCTAAAAACAGAATATCATAAACCAAAATTTAAACCAAAAGAATTATAAAAATCTTATACATAATGAAAAACAAAATAGCAGCAGTAACTAAATTTCACACCGCTTTTAAATTAAACATGAATCAAGAACCAATTGCAAATATTGGTAAAGATAGAAATACACTTCGTTTTGATTTAATGAAAGAAGAAAATGAAGAGTATATAGAAGCAGCAGAAAACAATGATTTGGTAGAGGTTGCAGATGCTCTAGGAGATATGTTATATATTTTATGTGGAACAATTATAGAACATGGAATGCAAGATAAAATAGAAGAAGTCTTCAATGAAATTCAACGTAGTAATATGAGTAAATTAGGTGCAGATGGTAAACCTATTTACAGAGAAGATGGCAAAGTTTTAAAAGGGCCTAATTATTTTAAGCCCAACATTGCCGAGATTTTAGAAAAATAAAATATTATAAATATCTGTTATACCAGCTTTCTTCAATAGGGATTTCCCAATTGTTATCAAAGTCAACTTTTGTGGTAATTAAATTATCAAAAATGATACTTTTTGCAGTTACAGCTTTGTTTTTAAGTAGTTTTTTAAAGTCTTTTAAATCTTTGTATTGCACAAATTCTCCTTGTTTAAAACAAGCATTCATTTTGTCTAACAATTCTACTTCATATTCTTGTTGTAAACCCAAAATAAAAGAAACAGAAGCATCAACATCTGCATTTGTTAAATTAGAATTTTCACTATCAGCAAATAGTACAATAAAACGGTTGTAAAGAAATTTGTACGAAACTTTAAAATTTTCGTCGTCAGATTTCCAGTTTTCTAGAAATTCTTTTACTTTGCTTTCAATTCCTTCAATTTCATTAGGATAGAATTTTCTGCTAGAAGGGTATACCCAAACTTTTGCGTTTTCGGTAATTGTGGAATAATCTACAAACATTTTTATATAATTTTCGCTGCAAAGATACAGAAAAGAAAAACCGCAAATCAATTTATTAATTTGCGGTTTTAAATTTATTTTGATTTTTAATTAGAACTCTTATGCTAAGGACTTTTTAAAAAGTTTGATAAAATCTTCTTGTAAACTTTGTCCTTTATTTTTGTTATACCAAACTTGTAAGTCTTGTTTAAACTGTGCATCTATAACACCATGTTCTGCTTTATAGTCTGCAACCATTTTAGTAGCCTCACTAGGCCTAGGTCCCCAAGTATTTATTACGTTATTATTTTTATCTAAAGCAATTAATTTTGGTATGGATTTACCGCCATTGGTTAAAAACAGGTTCATTAAATCTTCATTCTCATCTCTTAAAGCTAATTTAAGCGTAATAAGATCATTTGTTTCTGCAATTTTATTTATAACAGGTAGGTTTTGTGCAGCATCTCCACACCAACCTTCTGCAATAACCAACCAAGTTTGTGGTTCATTAATTTCTTGCATTTCTGCAATGGTTTCTTCAGATATTTTTATGGTTTTATCTAAACGCTTCATTCTTTTATCGTTTAACAAGCTGTAGTTTGTTAAATCTTCAGATTGATTAGGTCCTGTAGCTTTTCCTTCTGCTAATAAATTACTTACTAAACCTCTATACTCTATATATGATAATGCGTTCTCTAAACTTTTTTCAATGATTTTTTTCATCTTCTAATATTTTATACAAATGTATTTTTATTACTTAAAACAATTGGTAACCTTTGTTACAAAAGTCTTAATTTTTACTTATTTAAATAGACGAAAAAAAAAGAATATCTTACAAAGTTATTTTTTTAGTATAAATAAGGCCTTGTGTTACAATTTTCTTAAATTGATAACAGATGCTCTTAAAATGTGTATTTTTACCACTTATTATAAAAACTCGTGAAACAAATTATTTACTTATTTATATCAGTCATTTTATTTTCTTGTAGTAATAATAAGCAAGAAACTATTAAAACACCCCAAGAAACACCTAAATTAAGTATTTCTAAACAGCATATTTCTGTAGAAAATGTAAAACCTATTTATAAAAAAGAGGTAGAAAATTGGGAAGAATTAAAATCAGTAAATTCTTTTATAAAGAAGTTTCAAAAAGTATCTCCTAACGAGGCTTTAAGTAATGCTTTAGAATTGAGGGATTTAATAATAAGTTTAAAGGATAGTGTAAAACCAGCAATTTTTAACAATCCTCCTTTTCAAACAAGAATAGATGTGTTAAATAATGAGGCCTTGCGTTTGGCAGATTTAACCTTTATACCCGCTATTACGTCAGAAGAAGTTAATTTACAAATAGACAAAACAATAGCCGCTTTTTCATCTGTTAATTCTAAAATTAATAGCATTCTTGCTAAAAAAAGTTTTGAAGATGAAATAGATGTGGAATTCGCTTTTATTGGTATAGATTCTACACAAATGGATAGCATATCCAAGAAATCTATTAACTTAAAAAAGCACGTAGAAGATTCAATAAAAAAGACTAGGGTAAAGCCTAAGTTACGTGTTATTAAGAAACAAGTAGAAAAAGTGGAAAAATAAAAAAGATGAAAAACTTCTTTAGCGTTTTTGTAGTTTTTGTGTCTTTTATGAGTTGTGTTGAAAAAAAAGAAATTAAAGCAGCACAAACTATTTTATCCATAAAAACCAAGGTGAATACCTTGTTAGATGATTGGCACAAAGCTGCTTCTGAAGCAGATTTTGAAGGTTATTTTGGAAAAATGGATAGCATTTCTGTTTTTATTGGAACAGATGCAACGGAAAATTGGAGTAAAATGCAATTTGCAAACTTTAGTAAACCTTATTTTGATAAGGGCAAAGCGTGGTCTTTTAAGTCGTTAGAAAGAAATGTTTATGTGAATGATGCTAAAGATTTTGTTTGGTTCGATGAGTTGTTAACTACTTGGATGGGCACCTGTAGAGGGTCTGGAGTTTTAGAGAAAAAACAAAATATATGGAAAATAAGACACTACGTTTTGTCTGTAGAAATTCCGAATGATGATATACAATCAGTTATTTTTGCCAAGAAAAAAAGTGATTCTATTTTTTTAACAAGATTTAATAAATAGCTTTAGAAGCTATTTCCTGCTTGGAATTTATCTTGAGCAGTGTCGAAAGACTATATCTTTTTTCAGAAAAAGAAAAAAGGATGCCGTTTCAATTAGGGCTAGATTTTTTTGCAAGTATTTTGTTATTACAAGAAATTATTATGAGAGTTTATCTATGTCTGTAACATCTTCTAAGTTATAGATTTGTAGTGGTTTTTACCGCCCAATTTGTCTCTTCTAACGTAGAGACAAATCACATAAGGTTTGGTTGGTGTTTTGTTATCACTGTTATGAGATTTCTCCTTTTGTGGAAATGACAATTGTTAGGATTTCTTTTGCGTTCAGTTTTTTCGCACACAGTTTTGTCATTTCGACCTTTTTTTGGGAGAAATTACATAAGGTTTGGTTGGTTTTGTGTTATCACTGTTATGGGATTTCTCAATACTTCGAAATGACAATTGTTGAGGCTTAGTTTTGTGTTATCACTGTTATGAGATTTCTCCTTTTGTCGAAATAACAATTGTTGGGATTTCTTTTGCGTTCAGTTTTTTCGCACACAGTTTTGTCATTTCGACCCTTTTGGGAGAAATCACATAAAGTTTTGTTGGTTTTGTGTAATCACTGTTATGTGATTTCTCAATACTTCGAGATGACAATTGTTGAGGCTCAGTTTTGTGGTATCACTATTATGGGATTTCTCAATACGAAGTGACAAATTAGTGATGGTTATGGTGTTTTTGAAAAATAATCGATTAACATAGGTGTCTAAGAAACTACCTCGTTTACAGCTTTATAAATCAACTCGTTTTCAAAGCCTTTACGCATTAAAAACCCAATTAATTTCTGTTTTCTTTTGTAAATATTCGGTTCTGTAATTACTTCATTTCTATTTTCTGTAATTCTATAAATAGTTTTTAAATATTCACTCTCATCAATTTCTTTAAGG is a genomic window containing:
- a CDS encoding SsrA-binding protein; this encodes MKKQVFKILAKINKLILPSFTKKGLDISKASKIQLAIIGWRAFTTKNSLT
- a CDS encoding calcium/sodium antiporter is translated as MNFLLIIGGLVLLILGGHWLLKSAVALSLKLDIPKIVIGMTVVSFATSAPELIVSINAALSGSSDLALGNVIGSNIANLGLVLGITLLLGTMEVQKSFYKTDWPVMMIASLLLYFFLSGDHVITRNEGIILFSFLIIFLVYLLRFQKTAVIDELPEDDEPLPLYKIVLFLVIGGIGLWGGSELLIKGATSLALEFGVSERVIGVTVVSIGTSVPELAASIIAVLKKEKAISLGNLIGSNVFNILAVLGITSIITPVAVKDQGLLTSDIFWMLGISFIVLPLVFIPKGYRLNWKDGILLLAAYLAFIYHTI
- a CDS encoding cadherin-like domain-containing protein — encoded protein: MISPKYNTYKIVIFFLLFYQFTAAQTAPIALDDSYATKTNLELRINTPGLLSNDTDKDDDELEVIRFSVSGSTYNVGNSISLPEGTITINANGSFVFIPTINYNDFTIVVNYTISDGTFTASANLTIKIINLYPPKAQNDNYTTETNAALNIDAPGILNNDTDKDENFLTITEFKIDSVSYKVGEKAKFNEGSITINANGSFSFIPTKDYNKSIPTINYTVSDGTFTSTANLTIKIINLYPPTVQNDNYTTETNAALNIDAPGILNNDTDKDKNFLTITEFKIDSVSYKVGEKAKFNEGSITLNANGSFSFTPATDYNNSIPTINYTVSDGTFTSTANLTIKIINLYPPDAKDDYDTANINTTLSVHNPGVLINDSDQDNNALSIINFIVNGKTYNTDQTATFTEGSISFKPDGSYSFIPAKNYTGNVPVIKYIISDGTFTDAANLYLTVEHITNLLKIKSLSSCNQGYTVDGVYKIKYNITLKNTSTARDYHAENLITNINLTNDLNAIYGNTCVEKIEGVTVSTTSVQDFVNNPYPLDFDNDAINNDFFTASSNEIFNKNAIDNFTLYPRQSINIQFCVTVNPFCNGRPNPTPSGSGIDFNHVVDVTSTIGNDTANVLLTDFHTTEAILAGGLYVPEPKPKVNPDGTFDYTNRVILTNEGTATANNINYNMGLGDFLNKSIVFKELKVTQISGPNVTVNNSYNGDTNTKLLMPNNTLAPGETVILEIFYLTEPFSSSRVNNFYQLNRSQTQGGIDGFDETTTSSNKSYSFVNWSDNLGNHLDRYYPSNSPTAPVSSSLQCSCSASSMVFLFNSFSGNTKTISEVNKVPNGILEHQEITFQLTVKNTSEIVQLENLNLQDDLNKICVGNIVSVSLPFIENSTATTNPTLNPAYNGVSDINFFDGTSGILMQGETITVQFTVVFYEDCINPNTSSFTATDPLNVIISSSAFVLVNASTDTDNDGITNFVDIDDDNDTILDIDEYNGLNPLDDHDKDLTPNYRDTDYGVDANNDGIVDIFDFDNDGVPNHFDLDSDNDGILDIVEAGNRAADKDQSGTTNNFVGNNGLDNTLENTDTASTSIKYTILNTDANGSPNFIDIDADADGIVDNIEGQTTATYKAPNGIVNTFGIDTAYPNGITPTDTDRDGDPDYIDLNSDNDIRDDAIEAWDDDNDGVAETNPLNLDSDNDGLDDAYDNNKILVNPTNNQDPTDFPNNDDPDTTERDWREIIAIDVLIDNVSAIEGKVLEFTILLVKKTDHSKLIQSASPITISFTTEDGTETANKYNIAIAPYDYEQVTSKMLKIPAFTDTKTFTITSLDDNIDELEELFTLNGKIISNNTINTEISGVGTILDDDDAPSISMNDSENKEGEDLEHTIKLSHPSSRPIYIDIHTTDGTAISPEDYPSSYKSVSINETTDPENANTETTFNISTYVDNINEPDEFINVLGVVASSPIGTQDLTKTGTILDINQEPQIIIDDVTVIEGATLVFTISLINPDSDEPMQNSLPINFNLQSVNETASDLEDFKMLFTNATIPAFSTSITQKIQTIDDSLNEDTETMRLQVSITSTDVSNISSTIFGTGTIKDNDYPNLFSPNGDGKSDTFEIAGIEEYPNFKIIIMDRWGGQVFNYNNNGKSNPLWWDGCNHGKPVTEGIYYYSLNYNDGITKPKKSFIQLIR
- a CDS encoding DUF2007 domain-containing protein, with translation MSEDYTKVFTDNSIIVHRLHTLLINADIKSRTSDRVESGRLAGFGVPTNSVELFVLKTDLEKAQPIIDAYKMKINS
- a CDS encoding type IX secretion system membrane protein PorP/SprF, which codes for MIKNNPLNNLKIEYRQLYINAFIFLFFTTINYAQLTPHYTQYLYNMQVINPAFVGSKADLSISFLSRKQWVGVEGAPETRTFSINARTAAGLGFGVTVINDKLGLANSNNINLDASYTLAISRYERLSFGLKGGITFFNNNYAGGITPDNEIYASNNGTYANIGFGGLYYTEEFFVGLSIPNILDSNQFKTLKNLENNFGIKHNNFFLSTGFIYDLSENFKLKPSTIVKYTPSLPMSVDLNANLIYKDKIETGLSYRYKESISALFAIIINKKYRVGYSYDNRLASYGNNLSSHEIIIRFDLNLNRNTRWLFHNRCYF